From Catharus ustulatus isolate bCatUst1 chromosome 6, bCatUst1.pri.v2, whole genome shotgun sequence, a single genomic window includes:
- the LOC116998258 gene encoding fibrinogen-like protein 1-like protein, producing the protein MLLRSSAGFILLLLSQCSVTLGTKETVVLANAHLLPQGDYERLGNANEKDYPRDCFDILQRSKGNSRDGLYIIQPKEEPIVVFCNMQDGGWTVIQHITVNSTVDFDRTWQDYKYGFGSVHENHWLGNEYMHQLTGSSVQYILGIKLVNLNAEVKWGQYEPFLIEGEESQYRIRVGLYKGNATDALTLDTEAYLHDNQKFTTKDRDNDNYFMNCAKLELNGIPGGGWWYDACAGANLNRRNVIYWQKDCNKQRPCKFAWMMIKPIEHHQPYPAKACPCQKVEL; encoded by the exons ATGCTATTGAGGAGCTCAGCAGGATTCATACTGCTCTTGCTCTCTCAATGCTCTGTGACCCTGGGCACCAAAGAGACAGTGGTCCTGGCTAATGCTCACCTTCTTCCCCAAGGAGACTATGAGAGACTGGGAAATGCCAATGAAAAAG actATCCAAGGGATTGTTTTGATATTTTACAACGCTCCAAAGGAAATTCCAGAGATGGCCTTTACATCATCCAACCAAAAGAGGAACCAATTGTTGTCTTTTGTAACATGCAGGATGGTGGCTGGACAGTAATCCAGCACATTACAGTCAACAGTACTGTCGACTTTGACAGGACCTGGCAGGACTACAAATATGGATTTGGCTCTGTTCATGAGAACCACTGGTTAGGAAATGAATACATGCATCAGCTAACTGGCAGCTCAGTGCAATATATACTTGGAATTAAACTTGTAAATCTAAATGCTGAAGTCAAATGGGGACAGTATGAGCCATTCCTGATCGAGGGGGAAGAGTCCCAGTACCGAATCAGGGTTGGTCTGTACAAAGGCAACGCCACTGATGCGCTGACCCTGGACACAGAAGCCTATCTCCATGACAACCAGAAGTTCACCACCAAGGACCGAGACAACGACAATTACTTTATGAATTGTGCCAAACTGGAACTGAACGGGATTCCTGGGGGAGGCTGGTGGTATGATGCGTGTGCTGGAGCAAATCTAAACCGCAGGAATGTGATATACTGGCAAAAAGACTGCAACAAGCAACGCCCCTGCAAGTTTGCATGGATGATGATCAAACCCATTGAGCACCACCAGCCATACCCTGCCAAGGCCTGCCCCTGTCAGAAGGTTGAACTGTAG